The Leishmania infantum JPCM5 genome chromosome 17 genome segment GGATGACGACGAAGAGTGCCGCGGCCGGGACGGGTGACGGTATTctgcagtgctgctgcgccgtcgatGCGACCGCGCGCTGCGAGCCTGACCACTggccgctggaggagcagcggaaGGCCGGTAAGCATGCGAGCCGCTATTGTCGCCTGCGCTGGATGACCGTCGAGCGGCCAGCGCATGAAAAGCGGCGGTCCCCTCTGCACCTGTCGACACGTCGGACGAAGACAGGAGCGACGACGCTGTAGCCTGAGTGGCGGAGGTCTGCTCCGCGTGCGACGTCGTAACTGGAGCGTAGCCCTGCGCCTGCGGCTTCTCCGCACGGCGGTGTTTTTGTCTCTTACCCTCTGCAGTTGTCCGAGGCTTCGCATCCGCGGGGTTCAGAAGTGGATCGCTGCTGGGCGCTCTTGTGGCCCACGAAGTCACGTCTTTGCTGACTTCCGCTCGTATCTTGGCGACGAGGTTCGCCAGAGAGTCACTAGCGCGAGACGGCAGTGGACCATCCGAGACCGCAGGCTGCCGCGCCGAATCACCGTGTCTGGTGAagtgcagcggtgcctcaAAACTGGCAGATGGCTGAGCACGTTGTTCAGCGTCGAGGGTGAGGCCCGCAAAAGAAGACGCCGGCGTCATCGATGCcaccgacggcagcagcggcggtcgctgcgaggaagacggtTCGCCAGAGCCTGTGCCGTTGTGCACCGACGGCATGTGCGTACCGCGACAACCACCTCCATCGACTGCCGGGGATATTCGCCGGGAAGGGTGATCAGCGCTGGTGTTACGACTCGATCGCGGCCGTGCGTCGCGTTCGGAGGCGTAGCGAGTCGCATCCTCAAGGCTACGCGGCGAGGACGAGTGGTGTGGTATGCGGCTACCGAGCTCGCCACCGCGCCCCAGGTCGTCGCAGGGGAAAGGAGAtgacgcgcagcgcacgtgcagcggTCTCcccgcgctggcgcagcgatGGTGGCGCCCGGCCGCCTCCCGCGCATCCACCGGCGCGCAGGGCGAGAACGAGGAAGACGGAAAAgccgtgtcgccgccgtcgggcGTCAGCCTGATCCGTTCTCCATCGCCTTCGCAGTCATCGTAAGGAGACACATACGTGCACACATGCCCGGCCCCACGGCGCAGGTAATCCAGTTGGGGCGGGTTGCcgtctgcgcggcgctgactACAGTACGTGTCTTCGCAGTATCGCTCTATGAAGGGAAAACCTCTCCGCCCAGCGGCTGCGAAGGCAGACATCGGGAGTGGAAAGGATGTCGTGCAGCGATGGTGGTCTTCCTGTTCGTCGCCGCACCCCGCGCCGCCATCCGCGCCCGGTGACACGCGCCGTccgagagaaggggaggaatGTGAAGCCGCATgtgaggccgaggcggcgtaGGAGTTGGGCACTGCTGGCATGGAggcgcttcgccgctgctcgcagGGGCACACGTAAGGGCTAACGCAGTCGTGACCGCTGCTCCGCGCCTCCAGGAAAGGCGAGGGCAGCCCGTGTGGGGTTTCGCAGTGGCGGCTCGCGACGCGAGGCCACGACATGCCGCGGCTACCGCGGCCTCCCCCGCTTCCTCCCCGCTTGggtggcgatgatggtgaGCAAACTGGGTTCCAGATACCGCGCTtccacggtggcggcgacaaTGGCGAGCGCTGCAGTCGCAAGTGTGGGTGAGGAATGTCGTAAAGGCCTTGACACACCTCGCAGTACGAAGCCATCCTACTGCGAAAGCGATGGGGTTGTGCGCCACTCGTTACGTACCGGCGAGAGCGTGTCTACGCGTGTCAGAGAATGAAGATAGCCAAGAGCGCGAGTAAAGGCGGAAAGGagcgcaagagagaagagtTCCAATGGCGAGGCAgaagcagcaccagcagcaggaagACACGTGAGGAGAGTGGTGCACAAGCGAGAATGTATTTGCGGCTCctgcgcagacacgcacccCAGTGCGTGAGTCCCCCTCTTTTCTACGTAGGAAGAGCTCAGCCTTCCCACTTGCTAATATCCTCATCGCCTGGAAGGGGAGGAGCGTTGCGCAGCGGTGGTCCTCGAATACCAAAAGAAACAGCACCCCCACATGCATACGCACAATCAcgctcttctttctctctcgccctcctcccctatATCTCGTGCGTACGTCGGCACTGCGGTGCATCAGTGAATCGGCGCATGCAGCGAGACCACCAGcagacatacacacagaaacGAATGTGACGATACGCCATCCATCATCCTCTTCTGCCCCATCACTACAAACACCTTCTCCACCTTCGGCTGATGCggcggaaaagaaaagaaggtgCGCGTACCCGCAGGCGTGTGGGCTACGATGTTGCCGCACACGGGCGGGCAATAACGCATGCACAGAGCAGAAACCCAAGACAGACACGCGAGCGCGCAAGGGGAAAGGAAGGAAAGCGCACAGAGACGAACAGACAGAAAGACGTGCGCAGTAATGCAAACTTGCCTTCGcctgcgcttctctctcgcacatgcgcccccaccccgcccccttcctccgtcCCGTGTCGCGCCTTCTCTTGGGGGCATTTTCTTGCCTGCCTGCTTTTATTCACCTGTGTACCTCACACCTTCGActtgcgcggcggcgaggggtCCGTCCACCCTGGCACAGACACCAGCGTGCTCGGCCACACCAGCCCCGTCAGCTCGCCACCGTAGACGCAACCGGAATCGAGCCCGTAGGCGTACGGATACacctgcagccgccgcttgGCGTCGTGGCCGTACACGACAGTGAAATCGGTGTAGTCTCGATGAATGCGCCTTCGCCACTTCGGCGCATCCTCATCTGCCTTCTTTGGCTTCTTCTTCCCACTGTCGTCTGCACCATCGACGGTGCCACTTGCACCGCTACGGCTGTGGTCGCGGCTTCGgtcactgctgctgtcgcttctgccgccgtcgctcgcctcctcgccggccACAGAACCTTGCAGATTGCGGGCCAGCTCCGACCACTTCACGCCCCAATTTGCACCGAGTCTAGGCCGCTCCAGTGTCGCAAAGGCGGCAGAAACAGAGAGGGCCACGTGCGCTGGCTGCCCCGTGGCCTCATCGGTCGGCTGCCTCCAGTACTTTTTGGCCTTTACCAGGTTACGCATGCGCGTTACAGCCTCGACGCTCTGGGCAGCAAGCGAGATCGACGGATCGATGCCCGCATGGACAACGATGAGCCGATAGGCATGGAAACACAGAATGTGGGGAACAGACACCATGAAGGCAAAGACGTCGTCGGGGCATTGCAACGCCAGCGGGTagaggctgctgctcgcctccTTGTCCGTCAGCGGAACATCCGCCCGAAGCTTctcggcgagctgcagcagcgccgcgtcgtgATTCCCCAGTACGCCAATCGCACCGATGTCGCGCAGGAACCGCACGACGCCGTACGAATCGGGGCCTTTGTTCACAAGGTCACCGACGAAAACGCAGACATCCTCCACAGCACCATCCTCGGCTGATGGCGAGGCTGATTCTCCCAACGGACCTGGATTCAGAGCAGCCGGGATGCACATGctcgcgccaccgccacgagAAGGCAGAGGTTCAGCTCTGGAgagcggcgatgccgacgacgacgtcagCAGGGTGGGGCAGCGCCGAACAACTGCATTGGTGAAGTGAGCCTTTACAAGAAGCTCCCGCAGTTGGTCGAGACAGCCGTGAATGTCGCCGACAAGGATCAGGCGGCCTGCGGCACGACCACAGACATCCACGACGCGGAGAGACATAAAGACTTTCGGGGGAAGAGCGAAAggcgagaggggagggatggTGCCGTGTGCCTtcgcgcacctgcaccgcGTGAAaagcagggagagggaggggagagactCTGTGCATGGACGGGGGCACGATGAGGAGCAGGGAAGGACAGGAGAAGCCACGACGGTTGCCAAGGTAGCCGGCGCACGGGAGGTGCGAACgctctgcggcagcgaatatcgcggcgtgtgtgcgtgtgccacatatgcgtgtgagtgcgtgcgtttCCTGggcgaagcgcacgcacagacgcgaCACTAAAACAAAAGAGGGCACACGGGTGATCGCGGCTTTCATTCTTGGCGCTGTGCGTGAACAACCCGACACGACAGAGGGTGCCTTGGCCTAAAGCTGGGATGCCCGCGCATGCAGTCTGaccgccttcctctctcccaccTCGACGCCCCGTCCGCTCCGCTTGTCAGCGATAGAGCCGGGGTCGGCTCGCTTTCCATTTTCTTGCCTTGGCCATGCGgcctcccacccaccccaacGGCCCTGCTATAGCGCATGGCCGGCTtgcagcagtggtggcgctcCTGCACATGTcacagcgcgtgcgctggcAAGGCGaagggcacacgcacagacacaagaGCCGTTCATCACTGCTGACATATATCGCCTCAGTCATGGTCGGCCGTGATCGCTCCGCCTTGGCACCACCATCGCTTCAgccaagcacacacacacacacctccgcgTGTATTTAGATGTCATTCCGAGCCGGCGGCGGTAGAGGAAAAGAGTATCGCAGAGAGGTACGCCCTCTCGCGctcggcagcgtcgcgagcctcgcgctgcacggccTGCGTCGCAGATCGAAGCTGCCCCATAGACTgacagagagaagagggcgaggaggaatGCACAGCTCTGATGTCTTCGTCCCTGCGAACGGCCACCTCATCGCCTCCGTTGAGTTGTCTACGCTCGATCGCCGCTACGTGGCACTGGCTACATGGTGCGGTACTCGATGTGTtgtgagcagcgccacacaggcgcacggcctccgcctcaagCTGCGTGGCAGCCCTCTCCAGAGCCTCCAGTGCAGCGCTGGGGTACACTTCAAGCTCGCCAGCGCTGGTAGCGTGGCACTGCGATGGTGGCGGGTGTGATGCTGCACACACCagtgcgccaccgccaaTTTTCATCGTTCCAGTGCCGACGTGATGGTGCAGCACTTCACCACCGCACGTGCCTTCGTCGATTCCGCGTGCACTGCGGTGCGTTGTCGAAGGCGGTGTCGTTGCCGCCTCTACATGCCGCTCGTGCTGCGAtcgcgatggcggcggtcgACGTTGCCGTCGTTCGCGGCTTTCTACGTCGCTGGCTCggtcgccggcgcgcgccgccacctccggaGCATTACCGGCAAGGGAGAAAGACGCTGAAGCGGAATGGCGTGAGGCGTCACGGCGGAAGGGCGAGTCGGGGCCTCTGCTCGAGACGGTGCTTGACGCACCAACATGAATTTCGAACAAAGACGCTGGAGCCGCCACTGACGTcgatgatgccgccgcagtgCCAACGTGGGGATGAGTTCTAGCGGACGGGGCACAGGCGTCCCCGCCCTGCACGGCGCGCGAGAGGAGCACCGCTAGCTGAGTTGAGACAGCGCCGAATGAGTCGGTGCCGGCACGATCACCTGCACTGTTTCTTCCACGCGTGGCTAGCCGCTGTGCGTTCATGCGGTCCCACAGTGTTGTAGGTTCTGCTACGTCGTCGCACCGGCGTTGTAAGCCGCGAGATGCCGAAGATGATGGAAGCGACGAGGCGACGTCGCTGGCGATGGGACTCACTGGCGCAGCAGTCAGCAAGGAGCGCTCCGCATCCACGCCATCAAGCGTACAATATAGAGAGTGGGAGCCCAGCGCAGCCactggagaaggaggtgcAGCAAAGCAGCTAGGTGGCGAGTCTGTGGGCGGACGAGATGCAGCACTTGCGTGTGCACCATTCCAAGCCCGATCTCTCGCCGGGGCAGGAAGGCCGTGAAGATACGGCGAagcggccgcaccgctgcgctggcggcgcaaCCCAGCCAGCTCTGCCTCCAGCTCCATCACGCGGTCCTGTAACACGGACTTGGCCGCCTGCTCCTGCGCCAACTGCGCGTGCCAGCGAtctccctgctgctgcgctgctgcgtagGCGCGAGTACAGCGCTGAAGAAGGCGCCGCAGAAGCGCCTCGGCCTCGCGCATGTGCGGGGCTGCCGGGTCCTCTCTCGGCCCAGACAAGACACTCCCCACCGTCGCGGAGACCCTCGACGCCACtgcaggaggggaggaagacaGCTCCAGCGCCGACTCGCCATCCCCTTCGCTTGCAatcagcggcgcggcgtccgcGTTTGTGCTTCTCGTGTCAAGTATGGACGCctcgcgcgcacgacggcgccaatCCACGAGTTGTCGCTCCAGCCATGtcaccttctcctccgaTCTCACGAGCTGCTCGAAGATGAGGGTGCTGGTGGACGCGAAGGTCGCGCTGTGGGACGCGGCAAGGTCAGGGTTGCCGCCAGTGAGCGCACTACGAAGAAGAGCACCAACATCGGCTCTGCGGTCTCGTGCACCAGCCAACGTCGAAGCTCCGCTGGAGCCCGGCATAGCGTCCACGGTGCCAAAATTGGCGGCTAGATGCCGCTGGAGCGTCGCCACCTCCTGTATATCGCGAGTGTGACGCTCTGCTAGGGCAGACAGCTGATCAAGCGTCGCGGCCTCATGCGCGCGCCACGCCTGCACGTCGGTGCGCATTTGGCCGCACAGCCGCACAAACTCGTCACAGTAAGGCCCCAGAAAGGCGGCGAGGGCCCCATCCGGAGGCGGCAAGGaaggcgctggcgtgtgcgtcgggCCCTCACAGGCGTGAGGTGCAGCGTCACAGGCGGCGGAAGCTACGACCTCCGCCGCACACGACCCTTCCCCTTGAGAGGCGATAGTTGTGTCGTAGAGGAGTGCTTGGGGAGGGcacagagacgcagcggTGGTGTCGACGTCTGCCATCGAGTCATGTACCGCAGACTCGACGCCGATGTGTGATGGCGCTGACGGCAGGGGCGCTCGCTGTCCTTCGAGCGAGCTTGGCTCACGCCTATGTGCCCCGGCACCTGGGCGTCGACCGGTTCGAAGCACAGAAGGTGGAGAGCCGGAATTCCCCACTTGTGGT includes the following:
- a CDS encoding bis(5'-nucleosyl)-tetraphosphatase,symmetrical-like protein is translated as MCIPAALNPGPLGESASPSAEDGAVEDVCVFVGDLVNKGPDSYGVVRFLRDIGAIGVLGNHDAALLQLAEKLRADVPLTDKEASSSLYPLALQCPDDVFAFMVSVPHILCFHAYRLIVVHAGIDPSISLAAQSVEAVTRMRNLVKAKKYWRQPTDEATGQPAHVALSVSAAFATLERPRLGANWGVKWSELARNLQGSVAGEEASDGGRSDSSSDRSRDHSRSGASGTVDGADDSGKKKPKKADEDAPKWRRRIHRDYTDFTVVYGHDAKRRLQVYPYAYGLDSGCVYGGELTGLVWPSTLVSVPGWTDPSPPRKSKV